From one Streptomyces sp. R41 genomic stretch:
- a CDS encoding phosphoglyceromutase codes for MADAPYKLILLRHGESEWNAKNLFTGWVDVNLNEKGEKEAVRGGELLKDAGLLPDVVHTSLQKRAIRTAQLALEAADRHWIPVHRSWRLNERHYGALQGKDKAQTLAEFGEEQFMLWRRSYDTPPPPLEDGTEFSQSGDPRYASIPPELRPRTECLKDVVVRMLPYWYDGIVPDLLAGRTVLVAAHGNSLRALVKHLDGISDADIAGLNIPTGIPLSYELDADFKPLNPGGTYLDPEAAAAAIEAVKNQGKKK; via the coding sequence ATGGCCGACGCACCGTACAAGCTGATCCTCCTCCGCCACGGCGAGAGCGAATGGAACGCGAAGAACCTGTTCACCGGTTGGGTGGACGTCAATCTCAACGAGAAGGGCGAGAAGGAGGCAGTCCGCGGCGGTGAGCTGCTCAAAGACGCCGGCCTGCTGCCCGACGTGGTCCACACCTCGCTCCAGAAGCGCGCGATCCGCACCGCGCAGCTCGCCCTCGAGGCCGCCGACCGCCACTGGATCCCGGTCCACCGCAGCTGGCGTCTGAACGAGCGGCACTACGGTGCCCTCCAGGGCAAGGACAAGGCGCAGACCCTCGCCGAGTTCGGCGAGGAGCAGTTCATGCTGTGGCGCCGCTCGTACGACACCCCGCCGCCGCCGCTCGAGGACGGCACGGAGTTCTCCCAGTCGGGCGACCCGCGCTACGCGTCCATCCCGCCGGAGCTCCGCCCCCGCACGGAGTGCCTCAAGGACGTCGTCGTCCGCATGCTCCCGTACTGGTACGACGGCATCGTCCCCGACCTCCTCGCCGGCCGCACGGTCCTGGTCGCGGCCCACGGCAACTCGCTGCGGGCCCTGGTCAAGCACCTCGACGGCATCTCCGACGCCGACATCGCGGGCCTGAACATCCCCACCGGCATCCCCCTCTCCTACGAACTGGACGCCGACTTCAAGCCCCTCAACCCCGGCGGCACCTACCTCGACCCGGAGGCCGCGGCGGCCGCCATCGAGGCGGTCAAGAACCAGGGCAAGAAGAAGTAG
- a CDS encoding MDR family MFS transporter: protein MPFAVMRRAARETVSGLPREFWWLWTSTLVNRLGAFVATFMALYLTLDRGYSASYAGLVASLHGLGGVVSSLGAGVMTDRLGRRPTLLIAQLSTAASVALLGFMHDPVAIAAVAFLVGMASNASRPAVQAMMADIVRPEDRVRAFSLNYWAINLGFAVSSMAAGFIAEFSYLAGFLIEAGMTLVCAFVVFAKLPESKPALTAKAASEPAVGLGTVLRDGRFMSVVGLSFLVALVFQQGSVGLPVAMGEAGFTPADYGMAIAVNGVLIVALQIPVTRFIEHRDPRRLLVISSLLAGYGFGLTAFAGSVGVFALTVCVWTLAEIVNAPTQTGLVVRLSPVHGRGRYQGMYTLSWSLAALVAPLMSGLVIDRFGAEWLWGLCAVVGTAAGLGYGMLMRRLPAEEPAPAAAPTSTTVSATTPASASAKAEVGTATP, encoded by the coding sequence ATGCCATTCGCCGTCATGAGACGCGCCGCTCGAGAGACCGTCTCGGGGCTCCCCCGCGAGTTCTGGTGGCTGTGGACCAGCACCCTGGTCAACCGACTTGGTGCTTTTGTCGCTACTTTCATGGCTTTGTACCTCACGCTCGACCGCGGGTACTCCGCCTCGTACGCGGGTCTCGTGGCGTCCTTGCACGGCCTCGGCGGTGTCGTCTCCTCGCTCGGCGCCGGTGTGATGACCGACCGGCTCGGGCGGCGGCCCACCCTGCTCATCGCGCAGCTGTCGACGGCCGCCTCGGTCGCCCTGCTCGGCTTCATGCACGACCCGGTGGCGATCGCCGCGGTCGCCTTCCTGGTGGGTATGGCCTCGAACGCCTCGCGGCCGGCCGTGCAGGCGATGATGGCCGACATCGTCCGGCCCGAGGACCGCGTCCGCGCCTTCTCCCTCAACTACTGGGCCATCAACCTCGGCTTCGCCGTCTCCTCCATGGCGGCCGGCTTCATCGCCGAGTTCAGCTACCTCGCCGGGTTCCTCATCGAGGCCGGCATGACCCTCGTCTGCGCGTTCGTCGTCTTCGCGAAGCTGCCCGAGTCCAAGCCGGCCCTCACGGCCAAGGCCGCCTCCGAACCCGCCGTCGGCCTCGGCACCGTCCTGCGCGACGGCCGCTTCATGAGCGTCGTCGGGCTGTCCTTCCTCGTCGCCCTCGTCTTCCAGCAGGGGTCGGTCGGACTCCCGGTCGCGATGGGCGAGGCGGGCTTCACCCCGGCCGACTACGGCATGGCGATCGCCGTCAACGGCGTCCTCATCGTCGCGCTCCAGATCCCGGTCACCCGATTCATCGAGCACCGGGACCCGAGACGGCTGCTGGTCATTTCGTCGCTGCTCGCCGGATACGGCTTCGGGCTCACCGCCTTCGCCGGCTCGGTCGGCGTCTTCGCCCTCACCGTCTGCGTGTGGACACTGGCCGAGATCGTCAACGCGCCCACCCAGACGGGCCTGGTCGTCCGCCTCTCCCCCGTGCACGGCCGCGGCCGCTACCAGGGCATGTACACGCTGTCCTGGTCGCTCGCCGCACTCGTCGCACCTCTGATGTCCGGCCTGGTCATCGACCGGTTCGGGGCCGAGTGGCTGTGGGGGCTGTGCGCGGTGGTGGGCACTGCGGCGGGGCTCGGCTACGGGATGCTGATGCGGCGGCTTCCGGCGGAGGAGCCGGCGCCTGCCGCCGCGCCGACTTCCACCACCGTCTCCGCCACTACCCCGGCCTCCGCCTCCGCGAAGGCCGAGGTCGGCACCGCCACCCCCTAG
- a CDS encoding DUF2000 family protein, whose translation MNTSSTPEPIRFDTKIAVLLRDDLEPWQRLNVTAFLVSGLGTTVPEVIGEAYEDADGTPYLPMFRQPVLIFEGSKETLTAAHGRALSRALPRAVFTSDLFATGNDRDNRAAVRAVPTGELDLVGLAVYGPRNAVDKVLKGARMHP comes from the coding sequence ATGAACACCTCGTCGACCCCTGAACCCATCCGCTTCGACACCAAGATCGCCGTCCTGCTGCGGGACGACCTGGAGCCCTGGCAACGGCTCAATGTGACCGCTTTTCTCGTGAGCGGCCTGGGGACGACGGTTCCCGAGGTGATCGGCGAGGCGTACGAGGACGCCGACGGCACCCCGTATCTTCCGATGTTCCGCCAGCCGGTGCTGATCTTCGAGGGCTCGAAGGAGACCTTGACCGCCGCGCACGGCCGCGCACTGTCCCGGGCGCTGCCGCGCGCGGTCTTCACGTCCGACCTGTTCGCCACGGGCAACGACCGTGACAACCGGGCGGCCGTACGGGCCGTGCCGACCGGGGAGCTGGATCTGGTGGGGCTTGCGGTGTACGGGCCGCGAAACGCGGTGGACAAGGTGCTGAAGGGGGCGCGGATGCATCCCTAG